In Bos mutus isolate GX-2022 chromosome 10, NWIPB_WYAK_1.1, whole genome shotgun sequence, a single window of DNA contains:
- the LOC102270645 gene encoding olfactory receptor 4K15 — MNETNHSQVTEFVLLGLSNSQELQPFLFLIFSLLYLLILLGNFLIILTVTSDSRLHTPMYFLLANLSFIDICVASFATPKMIADFLVQRKTISFDACLAQIFFVHLFTGSEMVILVSMAYDRYVAICKPLHYMTIMSHRVCIILVLISWCVGFIHTTSQLAFTVNLPFCGPNQVDSFFCDLPLVTKLACIDTYVVSLLIVADSGFLSLSSFLLLVLSYTVILVTVRSHSSASMAKARSTLTAHITVVTLFFGPCIFIYVWPFSSYSIDKVLAVFYTIFTPILNPVIYTLRNKEMKAAMSKLKNHYPRPQKGSDL; from the exons ATGAATGAGACAAATCATTCTCAGGTGACCGAATTTGTGTTGCTGGGACTCTCTAATTCCCAGGAGCTCCAACCTTTCCTGTTTCTCATATTTTCACTACTGTATCTACTAATACTGCTGGGCAATTTTCTCATCATCCTCACTGTGACCTCAGATTCCCGCCTTCATACCCCTATGTACTTTCTCCTTGCAAACCTCTCTTTTATAGATATATGTGTTGCCTCCTTTGCTACCCCCAAAATGATTGCAGACTTTTTGGTTCAACGCAAGACTATTTCTTTTGATGCTTGTCTGGCCCAGAttttttttgttcatcttttcactGGCAGTGAGATGGTGATTCTTGTATCCATGGCTTATGATCGTTATGTTGCTATATGCAAACCTCTTCACTATATGACGATCATGAGCCATCGTGTATGTATTATTCTTGTACTCATCTCCTGGTGTGTGGGTTTCATCCATACTACTAGCCAGCTGGCATTTACTGTTAACTTGCCTTTTTGTGGGCCTAATCAAGTGGATAGCTTTTTCTGTGACCTGCCTCTGGTGACTAAGTTGGCCTGCATCGACACTTATGTCGTCAGCCTACTCATAGTTGCAGACAGTGGCTTTCTTTCTTTGAGTTCCTTCCTGCTGTTGGTTCTCTCCTACACTGTGATACTCGTCACAGTTAGGAGCCACTCCTCTGCTAGCATGGCCAAGGCCCGCTCCACACTGACTGCTCATATCACTGTGGTCACACTCTTCTTTGGACCATGCATCTTCATCTATGTGTGGCCCTTCAGCAGTTATTCAATTGACAAAGTCCTTGCAGTGTTCTACACCATCTTTACTCCCATTTTAAACCCTGTTATCTATACTCtaaggaataaagaaatgaaggcaGCTATGTCAAAACTGAAGA ATCACTATCCAAGGCCTCAGAAAGGGTCTGATTTATGA